Proteins encoded by one window of Cloeon dipterum chromosome 4, ieCloDipt1.1, whole genome shotgun sequence:
- the ACC gene encoding acetyl-CoA carboxylase isoform X3, protein MEGKESSEARPNFFVGGDENKDEEEDMQELAELQRQDSFVDSVTYGNTFGTNERRKRLRPSMSQGTVLKAKMLEKDFIVATPEEFVKKFGGTRVINKVLIANNGIAAVKCMRSIRRWSYEMFRHERAIRFVVMVTPEDLKANAEYIKMADHYVAVPGGTNNNNYANVELIIDIALRSQVQAVWAGWGHASENPKLPELLHKNNIAFIGPPEKAMWALGDKIASSIVAQTAEIPTLPWSGSELIAQYSGKKIKISTELYKKGCITTAEEGLTAAQKIGFPVMIKASEGGGGKGIRKAESVDEFPNLFRQVQQEVPGSPIFVMKLAKCARHLEVQLLADQYGNAISLFGRDCSIQRRHQKIIEEAPCVIAIEEVFEQMEKAAVRLAKMVGYVSAGTVEYLYDTDGNFFFLELNPRLQVEHPCTEMVADVNLPAAQLQVAMGLPLHRIKDIRMLYSEPPWTDTEIDFDNPRHKPQPVGHVIAARITSENPDEGFKPSSGTVQELNFRSSKNVWGYFSVAAAGGLHEFADSQFGHCFSWGEDREQARENLVIALKELSIRGDFRTTVEYLITLLETESFQSNVINTQWLDKLISERVKAEKPDILLGVICGALQIADKNIESSFQNFKTSLEKGQIQGSNTLENSMTVELINEEFKYIVQVTRSGPESYFLIMNGSFKEVDYHRMADGALLLSIDGASYLTYMKEEVDRWRIVIGNQTCVFEKENDPSLLRSPSAGKLVNWLIEDGGHVQSGQEYATIEVMKMMLNVAAPESGNIFQQKRPGAVLDAGALIARLELDDPSLVTRAQKYEGPLMDAQIGVAYNDKLNYIHNSYRQKLENTLAGYCLPDPYHVQRCKEIIEKFMSSLRDPNLPLLELQEVISSISGRIPPSVEKKIRKLMSQYQSNITSVLAQFPSQQIAGVIDSHAATLQKRADRDVFFLTTQGIVQLVQRYRNGIRGRMKTAVHELLRQYYEVESQFQLGHYDKCVSAIREKHKDDMAAVTSTIFSHTQVAKKNVLVTMLIDHLWANEPGLTDELASTLSELTSLNRSEHSRVALRARQVLIAAHQPAYELRHNQMESIFLSAIDMYGHEFHPENLQKLILSETSIFDILHDFFYHTNKAVCMASLEVYLRRAYISYDLTRLEHLELSGEICCIHFQFLLPTSHPNRIPHNRNGGPDEVVDATYDLENCQRTGVMAAFTTYEEFEKYSEELIDVLDDMANGRCVSPGDMEAVEGSEGRLSTSINISTSHGEHAVEQINKRVEPFYILNVAVKQSSNDIDDNTMAKKLAAFCANHADDLAERSIRRVTFLVLDRQKFPKFFTFRHRDGYREDRIYRHLEPALAFQLELNRMKNYNLEALPTANQKMHLYLGKAKVAEGQEVTDFRFFIRSIIRHSDLITKEASFEYLQNEGERVILEAMDELEVAFSHPDSRRTDCNHIFLNFVPSVIMDPAKIEECVTNMVLRYGPRLWKLRVLQAELRMAIRTSPGAKLTNIRLCLANDSGYYLDINLYKEVTDPKSGVIKFESYGSRQGVLHGLPISTPYVTKDYLQQKRFQAQVAGTTYVYDYPDMFRQNTEKLWKEFIEGRPGEDLQIPSQVIDCVELVLESDGVLVEQKRLPGENNAGMVAWRITLYTPEYPTGRDIIVIANDITFRVGSFGPDEDLVFLKASELSRKLKIPRIYLSANSGARIGLADELKPLFKVAWEDPDEPDKGFKYLYLTPEDFKKVSAMNSVHAILIDDEGEARYKITDIIGKEDGLGVENLRYAGMIAGETSQAYQDIVTISMVTCRAIGIGSYLVRLGQRVIQLDNSHIILTGYAALNKLLGREVYASNNQLGGVQIMYNNGVSHTTAKGDLEGVYTILQWLSYIPNRKGGPLPIITPVDPIERDVTYMPTKAPYDPRWMLAGRPSPTNANAWESGFFDAGSFQEILQPWAQTVVCGRARLGGIPVGVIAVETRTVELNLPADPANLDSEAKTISQAGQVWFPDSAYKTAQAIQDFGREDLPLFIFANWRGFSGGMKDMYEQVVKFGAYIVDGLHQYKQPIIVYIPPNGELRGGAWAVVDPSINPRHMEMYADPESRGGVLEPEGIVEIRFRAKDLIKVMRRLDPTLIKLIEQQNSTSDPSVATKISEREKFLLPMYHQVAVHFADLHDLPERMLEKGVIQDIVPWRSSRKILYWRMRRLLLEEQVKTQLETVQPELGPGQTEAMLRRWFVEDRGQTQVHLWDNNEEIVQWLLKQLDEQFRSTSIVQENIRCVHRDAVVRRVTAALNECPEIALDAMVQIAQRMSPHQIAEAIRTLAHLNPELAQGTTPSTLQTPTIESEDK, encoded by the exons ATGGAGGGGAAAGAAAGCAGCGAGGCTCGGCCCAACTTCTTTGTCGGCGGCGACGAGAATAAGGATGAAGAAGAGGACATGCAGGAGCTCGCCGAGTTGCAGAGACAGGACTCTTTTGTCGACTCAGTTACCTACGGTAACACCTTCGGCACCAATGAGCGCAGGAAGAGACTCAG GCCTAGCATGTCCCAAGGGACAGTGCTCAAGGCGAAAATGCTGGAAAAGGACTTCATTGTGGCAACTCCTGAGGAATTTGTCAAGAAATTCGGAGGCACAAGAGTCATCAATAAG GTTCTGATTGCCAACAATGGAATCGCCGCCGTCAAGTGCATGCGGTCCATCCGAAGATGGTCGTACGAGATGTTCAGGCACGAGAGGGCCATCAGGTTTGTCGTCATGGTAACACCAGAGGATTTGAAAG CTAATGCTGAGTACATCAAGATGGCAGATCATTATGTGGCTGTACCTGGAGGGActaacaacaataattacgCCAATGTAGAATTGATTATTGACATTGCACTGCGATCGCAAGTTCAG GCTGTTTGGGCTGGTTGGGGGCATGCTTCAGAAAACCCAAAACTGCCGGAATTGCTTCATAAGAACAATATTGCATTTATTGGACCCCCAGAGAAAGCTATGTGGGCATTGGGAGACAAAATCGCTTCAAGTATTGTAGCTCAAACTGCGGAAATTCCAACACTGCCATGGTCCGGTTCAG AACTCATTGCTCAATACAGCGGAAAGAAAATCAAGATATCCACTGAGTTGTACAAAAAGGGTTGCATTACCACTGCTGAGGAAGGATTGACTGCAGCTCAGAAGATTGGATTTCCTGTCATGATCAAAGCCAGTGAGGGAGGCGGTGGCAAGGGTATCAGGAAAGCTGAAAGTGTTGATGAGTTCCCAAACCTATTCAGAcag GTGCAACAAGAGGTGCCAGGCTCTCCAATTTTTGTGATGAAGCTAGCAAAGTGTGCGCGCCATTTGGAGGTGCAACTTTTGGCTGATCAGTATGGCAATGCCATTTCCCTTTTTGGCCGTGACTGCTCTATCCAGAGACGTCaccaaaaaatcattgaagaGGCTCCTTGTGTAATTGCCATTGAAGAAGTGTTTGAACAAATGGAGAAGGCAGCTGTACGTTTGGCAAAAATGGTCGGCTACGTGAGTGCAGGCACTGTGGAGTACCTGTATGATACGGATGGAAACTTTTTCTTCCTTGAGCTCAATCCGAGGCTCCAAGTGGAACATCCTTGCACTGAAATGGTAGCTGACGTTAACTTGCCGGCTGCCCAGCTGCAG GTTGCTATGGGCCTGCCTTTGCACCGCATCAAAGATATCAGGATGCTGTACAGCGAGCCTCCATGGACAGACACTGAGATTGATTTTGACAACCCAAGGCACAAGCCACAACCTGTCGGACACGTCATTGCTGCTCGCATCACCAGTGAAAATCCCGATGAAG GTTTCAAGCCCAGCTCTGGAACAGTTCAAGAGTTAAATTTCCGCTCATCCAAGAATGTTTGGGGGTACTTCAGTGTGGCAGCTGCTGGCGGTTTGCACGAATTTGCTGACTCACAATTTGGCCATTGTTTCTCGTGGGGAGAAGACAGAGAACAGGCTAGAGA AAACCTTGTCATTGCCCTCAAGGAGCTGTCTATCAGAGGCGATTTCCGCACAACTGTTGAGTACTTGATAACTCTTCTAGAAACCGAGAGTTTCCAATCCAATGTGATCAACACCCAGTGGCTGGACAAGCTTATTTCTGAGCGAGTGAAAGCTGAAAAGCCAGACATTCTTCTTGGTGTTATTTGCGGAGCGCTGCAAATTGCAGACAAAAATATCGAGTCatctttccaaaatttcaagacGTCTCtagaaaa aggACAAATCCAGGGATCCAATACTCTTGAAAACAGCATGACTGTTGAGCTAATTAATGAAGAATTCAAGTACATTGTGCAGGTCACTCGGTCTGGTCCAGAATCTTATTTTCTCATCATGAATGGCTCATTCAAGGAAGTTGACTATCACAGAATGGCTGATGGAG CTCTCCTGTTATCTATCGACGGAGCCAGTTACCTGACATATATGAAGGAAGAGGTGGACCGCTGGCGCATTGTCATTGGCAACCAGACCTGTGTGTTTGAGAAAGAAAACGATCCCTCACTTCTGCGATCACCATCCGCTGGCAAACTGGTCAACTGGCTCATTGAGGACGGAGGACATGTCCAAAGTGGCCAGGAGTACGCAACAATCGAAGTGATGAAAATGATGCTGAACGTCGCCGCCCCAGAGAGTGGAAACATCTTCCAACAGAAACGACCTGGCGCGGTGCTGGACGCAGGCGCACTTATTGCCCGGCTTGAGCTTGATGACCCCAGCCTGGTGACCAGGGCTCAAAAGTACGAGGGGCCTCTGATGGATGCGCAAATTGGTGTGGCGTACAATGACAAGCTCAACTATATCCACAACAGCTACAGGCAAAAGCTGGAAAATACTCTTGCCGGATATTGCTTGCCTGACCCTTACCATGTGCAGCGATGCAAAGAAATCATTGAGAAGTTCATGAGCTCTCTCAGGGACCCCAACCTCCCTCTACTTGAACTGCAG GAAGTGATTTCATCCATCTCTGGTCGCATTCCACCGTCAGTGGAAAAGAAAATCCGCAAATTGATGTCTCAGTACCAAAGCAACATCACCTCTGTTCTTGCTCAATTCCCAAGTCAGCAAATTGCAGGCGTAATTGACTCCCACGCAGCCACTCTGCAGAAAAGAGCTGACCGCGACGTGTTCTTCCTCACAACTCAGGGCATTGTGCAGCTAGTGCAGCGTTATAGAAACGGCATTAGAGGTCGCATGAAGACTGCTGTTCACGAGCTTCTGCGACAATATTACGAAGTTGAAAGCCAGTTCCAGCTTG GTCATTACGACAAATGTGTGTCTGCCATAAGAGAAAAGCACAAGGATGACATGGCAGCAGTGACAAGCACAATTTTCTCGCACACACAGGTTGCGAAGAAAAACGTGCTTGTGACTATGTTGATCGACCACTTGTGGGCAAACGAGCCTGGTCTCACCGATGAACTCGCCTCCACTCTCAGCGAACTGACCTCTCTTAACCGCTCTGAGCACTCTAGGGTGGCTCTCAGGGCCAGACAAGTGCTGATCGCAGCTCACCAGCCTGCCTACGAACTTCGACATAACCAGATGGAGTCGATTTTCCTCTCAGCAATCGACATGTATGGCCACGAGTTCCATCCGGAAAATTTACAGAAACTGATTCTCTCTGAGACGTCAATCTTTGATATTCTGCACGACTTCTTCTACCACACGAACAAAGCTGTTTGCATGGCTTCTCTTGAGGTGTACCTGAGGAGGGCATACATTTCGTATGACCTGACACGATTGGAACATTTGGAACTTTCTGGCGAAATTTGTTGCATCCACTTCCAATTCCTGCTGCCCACCTCTCACCCCAACCGCATTCCTCACAATCGAAACGGTGGACCAGATGAAGTTGTTGATGCCACCTATGATCTGGAAAATTGCCAGCGCACGGGGGTAATGGCAGCGTTTACCACCTATGAGGAATTTGAGAAGTACTCAGAAGAATTAATTGATGTGTTGGACGATATGGCCAATGGTCGCTGTGTCTCGCCTGGTGACATGGAAGCTGTGGAAGGCAGCGAAGGCCGCCTCTCGACCTCAATCAACATCAGCACATCTCATGGAGAGCATGCTGTTGAGCAGATCAATAAG AGGGTTGAACCATTTTACATCTTGAACGTCGCCGTCAAGCAATCGTCAAACGATATAGATGACAACACCATGGCCAAAAAATTAGCCGCATTTTGCGCAAATCACGCTGATGATCTGGCAGAGCGGAGCATCAGGAGAGTCACGTTCTTGGTGCTGGACCGCCAAAAGTTCCCAAAGTTCTTCACCTTCAGGCATCGCGATGGATACAGGGAGGACAGAATTTACAGGCACTTAGAGCCAGCTCTTGCATTCCAATTGGAGTTGAATAGAATGAAGAATTATAATTTGGAAGCTTTACCTACGGCCAATCAGAAAATGCACCTCTATCTGGGAAAAGCAAAG GTCGCGGAAGGTCAAGAGGTGACAGACTTCCGTTTCTTCATCCGCTCAATCATCAGGCACTCTGATTTAATTACCAAAGAAGCTTCCTTTGAGTACCTCCAAAATGAGGGCGAACGAGTTATCCTTGAAGCCATGGATGAGCTGGAAGTTGCGTTTTCGCATCCGGACAGCAGACGAACTGACTGCAACCACATTTTCCTCAACTTTGTACCATCTGTTATCATGGATCCAGCCAAG ATTGAAGAATGCGTTACAAACATGGTGCTTCGGTATGGTCCACGCCTTTGGAAGCTGAGAGTGTTGCAGGCAGAACTGAGAATGGCCATCAGGACCTCGCCTGGGGCGAAACTAACAAACATCAGACTCTGCTTGGCCAATGACTCTGGCTATTATCTTGATATTAACCTCTACAAAGAAGTCACTGATCCCAAATCTGGAGTG ATCAAGTTTGAGTCTTATGGCTCTCGACAAGGAGTTCTGCATGGGCTGCCTATTTCCACACCATATGTGACCAAGGATTACCTCCAACAAAAGAGATTCCAGGCACAAGTTGCAGGAACTACTTACGTTTACGATTACCCTGACATGTTCAGGCAAAACACAGAAAAACTCTGGAAGGAGTTTATTGAGGGCAGACCAGGAG AGGACTTGCAGATTCCTTCTCAAGTCATTGACTGCGTCGAGTTGGTGCTGGAGTCTGATGGTGTTCTTGTAGAACAAAAGCGTCTCCCTGGAGAGAACAAT GCTGGAATGGTCGCTTGGAGGATCACCCTGTACACGCCAGAATATCCCACAGGACGTGACATAATTGTCATTGCTAACGACATCACATTCAGAGTGGGCTCGTTTGGACCAGATGAAGATCTGGTCTTTTTGAAAGCATCGGAACTTTCCAGAAAGCTGAAAATACCAAGAATCTACCTGTCGGCAAACAGCGGTGCCAGAATCGGACTTGCTGACGAGTTGAAGCCATTGTTCAAAGTTGCTTGGGAGGATCCAGATGAACCTGACAAG GGCTTCAAGTATCTGTACTTGACCCCAGAGGACTTCAAAAAAGTTTCCGCAATGAACTCTGTGCACGCTATTTTGATTGATGATGAAGGTGAAGCCAGATACAAAATTACAGACATCATTG GTAAGGAAGATGGTCTTGGCGTTGAGAACCTGCGTTACGCTGGCATGATTGCTGGAGAAACGTCTCAAGCGTACCAAGATATTGTCACCATTTCCATGGTAACCTGCAGAGCTATTGGTATTGGCTCCTATCTTGTTCGTCTTGGACAGCGAGTCATCCAGCTGGACAACTCCCACATCATCCTGACTGGCTATGCTGCTCTTAACAaa CTCCTTGGAAGGGAAGTCTATGCATCTAACAACCAGCTGGGTGGAGTTCAAATCATGTACAATAATGGTGTGTCTCACACTACTGCCAAGGGTGACTTGGAAGGCGTGTACACCATCCTCCAGTGGCTCTCATACATTCCAAAC CGCAAAGGTGGTCCCTTGCCCATTATTACCCCTGTTGACCCCATTGAGAGAGATGTGACTTACATGCCCACTAAGGCACCCTATGATCCTAGATGGATGTTGGCTGGCCGACCTAGTCCAA CCAACGCAAATGCCTGGGAGAGCGGATTCTTTGACGCTGGCTCATTCCAGGAAATCTTGCAGCCTTGGGCTCAGACTGTTGTTTGTGGCAGGGCCAGGCTGGGAGGCATTCCAGTAGGAGTAATTGCTGTGGAAACTAGGACGGTAGAGCTCAACTTGCCTGCTGACCCTGCTAATTTAGATTCTGAAGCCAAG ACCATCTCGCAAGCTGGTCAAGTGTGGTTCCCTGACTCGGCGTACAAAACAGCGCAGGCCATTCAAGACTTCGGCCGCGAGGACTTGCCCCTGTTTATTTTCGCCAATTGGCGTGGCTTCTCTGGCGGCATGAAAGACATGTACGAGCAGGTAGTCAAATTTGGCGCCTACATCGTGGACGGCCTTCACCAGTACAAGCAGCCCATCATTGTCTACATTCCACCAAACGGGGAGCTGCGAGGTGGCGCCTGGGCCGTCGTCGACCCCTCCATAAACCCGCGTCACATGGAAATGTACGCCGACCCCGAGAGCAGAGGAGGCGTGCTCGAGCCTGAGGGCATTGTGGAAATCAGGTTCAGGGCGAAGGACCTGATCAAGGTGATGCGCAGGCTCGACCCGACCCTGATCAAGCTCATCGAGCAGCAGAACAGCACCAGCGACCCTTCGGTTGCAACTAAGATTTCGGAGCGGGAAAAGTTCTTGCTGCCCATGTACCACCAAGTGGCGGTCCACTTTGCCGACCTGCATGACTTGCCCGAGAGGATGCTGGAGAAGGGAGTTATCCAAGACATTGTCCCTTGGAGATCTTCGAGGAAGATTCTCTACTGGCGGATGCGGCGGTTGCTCTTGGAGGAGCAAGTCAAAACTCAGCTCGAGACGGTGCAACCTGAACTCGGCCCTGGCCAGACTGAAGCCATGCTACGGAGGTGGTTCGTCGAAGATAGAGGTCAAACTCAG gttcACCTTTGGGACAACAACGAGGAGATAGTTCAATGGCTCTTGAAGCAGCTTGACGAGCAGTTCCGCAGTACATCCATTGTCCAAGAAAACATTCGTTGCGTCCACAGGGACGCCGTTGTGCGCAGAGTCACTGCGGCTTTGAAC GAGTGCCCCGAAATTGCGCTTGACGCAATGGTTCAAATTGCACAACGAATGAGCCCTCATCAAATAGCGGAGGCGATCCGCACCCTGGCTCACCTAAACCCTGAGCTGGCTCAGGGAACAACTCCCTCAACCCTGCAAACACCGACTATAGAGTCTGAAGACAAATGA